The nucleotide window CCTTGTGTCCTCACTGCAGCAGGTTCTGAGCCGAGCACTTTATCATCTCCGCTGACCCTCACACAAGGGACCGAGGCCCGGCAGCTAAGAGCCTCTGCTCTTCAGCTGCTGCCGCTGGCTCCGAGCACACCAGACCCAGGCACCCCGCCGTCCCTCCAGTGGCTCAGCACTGGCATCTCCTGGGGAGCTGGACAGAAACACGAAGGCCCAGCCGCACCCTGGACCTGCTGGCTCGCcccctctgggggtgggggtgcggccCAGCACTCTGGGTCTAACAAGCCCTCCTGGAGGTTCTGATGTACACTCTGTGGAGAACTGCTGCTCTGTCCCATTTTAGGCCCTGGCCAAAGGcactgtcctcctcctcctccccccaggctCCCCACTGTGGGAGCTCCCCGAGGGCCCATCTGACAGTCCTGTGGCCTCCTGTCCCCAGCACCGGCCTGACACTGCAGGGGCCTCCACCAAGGTTCTCTGCATGGATCTTCTCCTTGGCCTCAGCCTGGCTCGTGTTCCTGGTTGCCAGCCAGTGagcccctgcccagggccctgccGCCCCTTCTACTCACAGCTCTTCCTCCCACAGTGCCGGGTGCTGGCTCTTGGTTCCCAAAACCCGGGAGAGGACACACATCCTGTCCACCTGCCCCTTCCCACCGCTGGCATCCTCTGCACAGACGCTCTGGGGCTCAGGCTCTTGGAGTACGTGCGGGGAGGCCTGTTCCCAGTGTCCGCTGTGAGGGTGCAGCTGAAGGCCCTGCAAGAACAAACATCACTGCCTCTTTCTTTAGAAAATGCCTTAGGGCCCTGCTCATCTGGAgtacattttctgtttattttagtaACTTTTCATAAATTGTCCTCAAGGGAGGGTTGGGAGATGAGCCACTACAGTGATTACAGGATTGGAAacaggggctgggggatgggtCAGAGGAGTGAGGGTTTCCAGTAAGAAGTACCTTACCAGGGCTGCCAGGAGAGGTTGTGCAGGATGTTCACTGCACAAGGGTACCTGGTGGAGGGGACATGGCAGCACTAAGATCCAGAGGGAGGGCTGTGTCCTGCTTTAAGCCTAATGCCCCAGTGCCAAGTCGTGTCTAAAGAAGGGAAGGGGGATTCTTTCTCAGACCAAAGAAAAGTTTGTGCACCAACCCCGGCATTTGGCTGTGAGGAAGGAATgccttttaaatattatgttttacTGCTGTGAAGTTACTTGCATAGCTAGCGAATATCATTGCTGGATCCAAACACTGGCAGGCTGGCCCCGGACGTCCCTACCACACCGCACTGCCTGTATGGCTGTCGAGGACACCCGTGGGCCAGCAGGTCAGGTGTGGGGGGTGGTGGGGATGAAGGCATTTTCCCCAAAGTGCAAAGTAAACAGCCACCTATTTTCTAGGGAGGGCTGCAGGCACTTGTCTTTGGAAGACCAAGCCCTCCATGACTGAGAGGAAAGGAGACATTTCGGATAATCAAGGCTCTGGCTGATCCGCCACCTTGGCTTACATTGAGGAATATGAACCCTATTCTCATTCAGGATCACAGTCTCTCAGCAAGCGTACTGAGCACCAGGCCCTGTATTAAGGCTGTGCTTAAATGGAAGATTCTTGTAGAATCAATCCCACGGTGGGGGTGCCCTTGCTCTGATGTGGGGGTACTGAGTCTTTACACGTTTTACTGAGCATCTCCTACTTGCTGGGATGTTGAGGTTGCAAGAATGGTCCCTCACCCCAGGAAGCTTGGTCAGCAAAGAGGAGTCAAGGCTCAGGGAACAGATTCAGGCAAATGGGTATCAGTCAATCATCTCATCCTGGGGCTTCGAGcccattttaaataaaagctgCATGCCCTTGCCCTACTGCCTACACCCATTTTTCCCCCAGAGGGGAAAGACTGATTTTTACTAGCACCCACTGGGTGCCCGCTATTTGGGAATGAGGGCACCCTCTTGTCATAGCCTGTGAGGGAGACCCTGTCATTCTGGTCACAGGTGGTAAAACTGGGGTTCTGCAAGGGGAAGTGGCTCACGTCCCAGCTGGGTTGCAGGAGCTGCATGGGCACCCATGCTGCCTGGGTACCCACAGGAGCTGGAGGGGGTTCTTCTCTGAGGATTGTGGGGTCAGGAGTGGGCAGCCCAGGGCAGTGGACAGATGCACAAGACATCCTCTTTCTCATGCATTTCCCCTACACACTGGTCACCTCAAAGGCACCCAAGCACCTTCCTCCGCCCCCATGCACCTACTTTTGCAGTCTCCTTTGTAAAGGGAGCGTGGTGAGTAGGCAGGGGCTGCCACAGTTACATCCCTTCTCCACTGATCGACATCAATGTCGCTTGAACTCCAGTGTGTCAACTCACTGTCCCGCTGTCCCCGCCTCCCGCCACCCCGCCCCACGCCcgaacatgcacacacactctagGGCTGACAGCTATTTCCTCCCTCAATCTCActcccctgcctctccctgcccgGGGCCTCCTGTCTAGCTGCTGCCAGGAGCTGGCTGCCTCCAGAGCTGGGAACCTGTGCTCTCTCTGTGCCCAGGTAAGGAGGTCGAGACCCAGGGCTGGGCAGCCTTTGTGCCCTCTCTGGAcccacagagaaggcaagttTACTTAGGATGAGAGCTGGGATGACAGGGGGTTGGGTTTTCCAAAGACTGGAGGGGCCACGCTGCTCAAAGCAGGGATGGGCTACAGTTTCTTAGGCATCACCTAGATGCCAGGCACAGTGGGGACCATTACGGCTTCTCTTTCCTGACTCATGAGCAATCTGAGTGGCAGGAATACATGAGCAGTCTTAGGGTGACTGACCAAGTTCACCGGCCAGAAGTCAGGGAGCTGCGATTCAAACCAAGGTCTCTGACTCCAAAAGCTTACGTTTTCTGCCCCTACCTCCCTACCAAAACAGCACCCTAATTGCTGGGCTCCCTGAGAATCCCTGAGGAGGTGGGAGGCCAAGTCCACGCAGCCAGAGGGACCAATCTGGTTGGGTCCCAGGGTGCATGAGAACTGTGCTCCCTAAGACTCCCCATGGGACTGGGACAGGAGTTCACTGGCCTGAAGGGCAGTGAGGGGACGGCACTCTTCTGTCTGCTGGAAGCAGAGCTGTGCTTTTCTGGACCTTAGTTTCCTCTTCTAAAAAATGGGGCTTCATTGGGCTGGTGCCAGCATAATTGCTGTGCAGACTCTAAAGCTTAGGAAGTAGGAGCCTTCTCTGGGAGCACGGGCCTGACCACTCCAACCCACCTACCTGGAGATCCCTAGCTGCAAGGGGCTCACCTGCCAGCGTAATTCTAGTTGATAGCCTGGGACTGCACCCTGCAAAGGACTGTGGTTCCTGGAGAAGGTGTGGATTTTCTCATTCTAGCCAACAGGGCTTCCCCTGGGAAGAAAAGTACTGAGAAGCCCCACcgccttccttctctttttcttccatcACCTCTTGCTTAGAAGTAGAGGAAAGGGAATAGGTGGAGGGATAAACTGTTGCTCCTTCACATGTCTGTGTTTgggtggctttgggcaagttatgTGAACACTTgagtctcagcttcctcacctgtaaaatgggatggaGAGAAATGCTAGCACCTTTCTTCCACAGCCATGAGCTAGAGGGCTCCTCTGTAAAGGACCCGCCACCGTACCTGAGGCTTGGGGGAGCCCAGGACAATCTGAGATCCCACTGCCTGCTGCCTGTCCCCGACCTCCTggagcctccccccaccccatcccctcaGCCCTCATTGATCTCCACCAGCTGCACATCAGATGGTCTTGGGGTCCTGATGAGGCTGTGGGTGCACACATCGGGGTGTCTGCACACGGGCCAGAGGCTGGCTTCTCCCGCGCTTATCcaagtagttgctcaataaatagctTTTGAGAATGCctgagtgagtgaataaatgaatgaatgtcccagctggccctgggctggggagagGTCTTTTGGTCCTACTGGGCTTCCAGAGCCCCAGCCTGGTAGTTCCTCCTGACCAGCTCTCTGCGTGCTCTTATCTTATTTCCTTTCCAACTATCAGAGGTGGAGCCAGCTTCACTGTTCAAGATTAACACACCCCACAAGTTTGAGGGCACCATTTGAGAGCAAAGGGCCACAAGGAGAATCTGCAGAGAGGCAAGGTGTCAGGGTGCTGTGGGTGGGCATCCCTTCAAGGCAAAGACTCCTCCTTCCATGCCCATCCCCCAGGCCAGCTGAACTCTCTGCCCTTTAGGTGGGGTGTTGCTGGGGCCCCAGCACTCTGGGACTGGGAAAAGGAGTCCTGCAGGGCCTGATCTTGTTCCTATTTCTCCATGTGATCTTAGGCCATCTGTTTCATAATAATCACCAAGACACTGCTGGAGGCTTCTTCCTTTGCCAGGCTCTGGTCTAAATGCTTATATACATTAACCCAGTTAACTCTCCCAACACCCTTGTGAGCCAGGCCCTGTTATAAGGCACATACATCCATGTGACAGAGGAGGAAGTTCGTCCAGGAAGGCCAAGTGGCTTGCCCACGCTTGCAGACAGCGGGTGTAGGCTGGGATGATTCCCCCTCTTTACTGCCCTGGTTCAACTTCGCTGATGCCCAGAGGCCCCATCGGTAGCATTCCATCTCCTGGGCGGGTCCCCTGCCGCCCCTGCGCTGCCCACCTCTGTGCCTCTTCTCCACCGCAGAGCGCATCATGTCGGCTAACGTCACGACGACGCTGCTCTGCCCCCTGCTGGAGCAGATGCGCCAGCTGCAAAGCCACCGGAACTCCAGCGTCCGCTACATGGACTACGCGTCGGTAGTGCTGCACGGGCTGGCGGGGCTGCTGGGCCTTCTGGAGAACGGGCTCATTCTCTTTGTGGTGGGCTGCCGCATGCGCCAGACTGTGGTCACCACCTGGGTGCTGCACCTGGCGCTGTCCGACCTGCTGGCCACCGCCTCGCTGCCCTTCTTCACCTACTTTCTGGCCGTGGGCCACTCGTGGGAGCTGGGCACCACCTTCTGCAAGCTGCACTCCTCCATCTTCTTCCTCAACATGTTCGCCAGCGGCTTCCTGCTCAGTGCCATCAGCCTGGACCGCTGCCTGCGGGTGGTGCGGCCCGTGTGGGCGCAGAACCATCGCACGGCGGCCGCGGCCCACAGGGtctgcctggtgctctgggcCCTGGCTGTGCTCAACACGGTGCCCTACTTCGTGTTCCGGGACACCATCCGGAGGCTGGACGGGCGCACCATGTGCTACTACAACGTCCTGCTGCTGAACCCCGGGCCCGACCGCGACGCCACGTGCAATGCACGCCACGTGGCCCTGGCCGTCAGCAAGTTCCTGGTGGCCTTCGTCGTGCCGTTGGCCATCATCGCCTCGAGCCACGCGGCTGTGAGCACGCAGCTGCGCCACCGCGGCTGCCGGCGGCCCAACCGCTTCGTGCGCCTGGTGGCGGCCGTGGTGGTGGCCTTCGCGCTCTGCTGGGGCCCCTACCACGTGTTCAGCCTGCTGGAGGCGCGGGCGCACGCGGACGCGGCATTGCGGCCGCTCACGTGGCGCGGACTGCCCCTGGTCACCAGTCTGGCCTTCCTCAACAGCGTGGTAAACCCGCTGCTCTACGTGCTCACCTGCCCCGACGTGCTGCACAAGCTGCGGCGCTCGCTGCGCAGCGTGCTGGAGTCCGTGCTGGTGGACGACAGCGAGCTGGGCGGGTCgggcagccgccgccgccgcgcctcTTCCAGCACCGCTCCGGCCGCGGCAGCGCCGCTCGGCAGCGGCCGCGGGCTCCCGCCCGGGCTCCGGCCTGCGCGCCTGCTCCGCTGGCTGCCAGGCGTCCGCGCAGCGTCCCCGCAGAAGAGCCGGGCGCGCTCCCAGGACGAGAGGGGCCCTCTGAACGCGGCGCTGGGCACCACCTCAGGCTAGGAGCGCGGCCCGGGACCACCCGGCCCGGGCTGGGGCCTTTCTCCGGGAGGCACAGGCCGGGCAGCGGCGCAGAGCACAGACGCGGGGGGCCCTGGCACTGAACTGTAGCTACCTTGTCTGTTCGGGTCAGGACTCCGGAATCTGCATTGTGAAGTGCCCTGCGTGACTCAGAGAACCTTTTGCAGACTCCAAGTGAGTTAAGAGTGCTTCCCTAACAACTGTGCCAGTCACGTAGGGATCCGGGTAAAGTGCGGTCTGCGTGGGCAGGTAGGCAGGGTGCCGAGATTCTGCAATCCTGAGCTCCCAGGAGATCTGAGCTGCTGTGGCCCGCGCACCACACGTGGAGTGACACCGTGTTAAAATCCTAAGAATTTCCACATCGGCATAATAGCTCCCCAAGGTACACAGGACCCATTTCTCTGGAACTTAATTTTACCAGatgatggggtgggggcagggcgaTACTAGAAGCCAGTGATGTATTTTTGGAATAGAAAAGTGAGATCCGGGAAGGTTTGGGAAGACTGCTTCAATCTGatcttttcattttagtcatCTAGCCAATGCTTACTGAGCCAGGCACCGTTCCCATAGTCTGGGGGAGTTAGGTTCTATTAGTCCGTTTTTGCCTTTGAGCAAAGGCAGGCACAGGGAGGTTTGGTAACTTGCCCGAAGTATAGAGTCTGCAGGTTAACCATTAAACCTTACACGCTAAATTACTACTTAGTAAGTGAAAGAATACCCCTGGCATACCTAAGTTACTTAAGACAGTAACGGCACAGGAGCCCCCCTCCCTACCCTTCTGACCCAGCATTACCCCCAAATATTCATAAGGTGGAAAAAGCAAGGAAGGCCACGGTCAAATGTTTGGAAAACCTGGGCTAAACAAAGTGCAACATGCACCTTTACTGGGTCTTCAGTCTAGTATTTGAATATGCACGGCAGCCTCCGAGCCCACAGCACACGGCAGTTCCTAGCTGGTCTGACACCTGTGCAGCCATGCTGTTCCACGGGATGCCCTATGAGCAATGCTGCCAATCCTAAGACCTTGGCAACCCCACCTCCCAACCacacaggggctgggcagctgtCACTTCCAGTTGGTAGCCGTCTGTCATTGCACTTCCAGTCTACCATGTCTATTCCTGTACCCACCATGGACTTGAGTACGAGGACTGCTGTAGTTAGTGCTGCATCCAGGGCCCTGTGCAGAGTTGGTAAAATGTTTGGTGGATGATGGTCAGTGGAAGAGTAGGAGAAACTCTTGAGATCTTGGTCTCTGTTCCTTGTACCAGCCACCCCCAGGCTGGGGTCTGTGAAGCCTGCACTGACTGTTTACTCTCAGTGCTGGACAGGGCCCGGCCCAACAGATGCCCAGCAAACCCAACAGCAGATGCCACATTAGCACCTCACCCCTGCTCCTTCCTGCACCTCCCCAGCTTTACTCACAGCACTTTTTGCCACCTGACACACAatatattttacttgtttattgtttTCTCCACCAGAAtgaaagctccttgagggcagagacttTGGTCTGTATTCCCTGGTACCTAGAATTTTGCCTGTACACAGCAggtgtaaataaatatttttctcatagaatggaaggcatgaATTAATCAGCTCTTTGGGGCTTCTGCACAGTCTGGTACAGAAAGAGGGAGCTAGGGAGAAGCCTTGCTTCTTGCAACCTCCCCACCTTAATCTTCAGTGTTGAGAAGTGTAGTGGAGTTGGGTTTGCTGGGTGACAGGGTCAGCGGGGTGCAGAGAACCCAAAGTGGCCTTTGGGAAGGTGTGGAGGGAACTGATTGCTGACTGCTAGCCTCCTGGCCGGGGTTGGGCCCAGGACCTTGAGACAGAAAACACCCATTTTGGGGAGTCACCCTCCAGTGGCCACTTCCCTAAGGAACCAGAAGAATTTACTCTTGGTTTGAAGGCActtggaggagagggaaggagagaggggttGCGGAGCCTCTTCCCTCCCCCAGTCTCTCCAGGTTGCAGGCTCCCTCTGGGACCTGCCAGCTGCCCAAGAGCCCTCCAAAGCCCAGAGTcctgcctggggtggggcccctATTTTAGAGCCACGGAGTGTAACCAGTGGCCTGCAGTGTCAGATATGGTGTTTGGCCACAGAAGGCCTCTGGGCTGTCCTGAGCTCAGATCTGGGCTGCTGGACTCTGGGGTGGCTGCTTCTGCAGCAGGGCCAGGGTATCCCGCTTCTCAATGGAGCGAAGCTGCTTCTTCTTTGCCCGCTTGAGCTTGGCAGGGTTTCGGATCTGGGGGTGGTGTGAGAAGGAGCATTAGAGGGGCTGCAGTCCCTGCTCTGTtccctggggagagggaggcTACCCATCAGGGGCCTGGGATCACAGTGGGAGGCCGGGGGCTGTGAGGCAGGGGTGCAGAGGCAGCTGGGATGCAACGCCCCGCTGGGCCACGGTTCAGGTCCCCTGAGCAGGGCAACACTCACCACCTGGACGACCTCTGCCTTGCGCTCATTCTCTAGGCGGCGTTTGAGATTCTCGGCACGGCGCCGTTTCTTCTCCTGGACCACACAGGGGAAGGGGATTTGGGTCTGGGAGCTGGGGAAGCCCCGTTCTCTCAGGCCCCAGAGGAGCGCGAGCTGGCAGAATTCCCAGGGAGGGGAAGGCCTCTCATCCAGGCTCCAGGTTGTTGCTGGTGGTGTGTGGGCGGAGGGCCAGCAAGGGGCAATGCCTGTGCCCACGGGACCAGAGGCCCACTGTGGTGGGCAGTTCCTGACTCCAGCAGAGAAGGTGGGCACCTGGTCAGGCAGCTGAGGGCAGGGGCTTAGACGGGAGGACCAGGGGGGTAAGACACAGGTGGCTCCCCACCTGGACACCCAGGCACTGCAGACCATGGCCCCCTGCACACTCCCTCAGTGACTGCCAGGTGGGGGTGGCCAGGCTGGCCCTTTCCCCCATGCCCATCCATGGTCTCCTGCCCTTTCCCTAAAGCCCGTGTGCCCCTAGAATGCAAGGCTGGGCGGGCTGGGAGGGTGGAGGCTGCAGAGAATAGGCTCCCCGTGGTTTGAGTCCCGACCCTGCTACTTCCTAAATGGGTTGTTTAGTTGTTTAGGCCCAGCtgttaacctctctgggcctcaaccCCCATCTTTGAAGCGAAGATGATTATATCAGATTGTTCTGCGGAAGACATGAACGAACACATGTGTAGTGCTTGGAATGGTACCCAGCCCACTGAACACTTAGAAGATGAATCTAGCTGGAGTCCGTTTTGGGAATGGGGAGCCCAGTGCTTTCTGGCTATGCTGAGGGCTGGGCctgctggggccagggcagggaggtgggctgTGGGGCTGCTGCCTGGTCAGGGCCTCTCTTGGCTTTGGCAACTCAGGGTAGCAGAGGTGTCCTGGGCCCCTCGGGAGAAAAGAGAAGTGACTTGGGCTCCAAGAGTCGGGGAcagcctgggctgggcaggggcacTTCTGAGGGCACAGTGACAAGAAGGCTGTCTTACCCAAGAGGGAGCCAGGACTGCACAGGAAGTGAGATAAGGCCTCAGCACGGCATCAGTCATACTGTCTGCAGGGCCTCGGCCACCAGCCAAGCCAGGGCAACTTGAAGCAGGGGACAGATGACCCAGTGACTGGCCCAGGCCCCGCCCTCAGCAGCCAGGCTGAAGTATCTGACTCCTCCTGTGCCCTGGGATCCCTAGGCAAGTGACACCCCCGTGATAACTGGGTCCTGGTGGGGTAGCCCCTGACCAATGCTACCACCTTGCTTTCTCTGCATGCTGTCTGCTGGGGCTTCCTGGAGTTGAGAGAGGCGGGCACGAACCTCTGCTGGGCATTTGGGCCCTGGGGTGAGTATCAGGGTAAGAACCAGAGGGAAGTGTGCGGTAACTATCCTTCCTGGAGAATGATGGCGACAATACCAGCGATAAGGCTTTCCCACCTGAAAGCCTCTCCCATCTGCGCAGGGGCCCCCAATCTTATCTCACTGAATGCTCCTATCACCAGTGAGGGCAGGGCCACTGGGGGCTCTGTCCTAGGCCTGCTCCTCATCCTTGAGCCGCTAGATGTCCCACTAGGCCTCCTGACCCTGGGGTCCCAGGCTGAACTTCTGCTACTGGCCAGGTTCCCTGCGTCTCACAGGCTGTCAGGCTTGAGAACGCCTCTTGGCCAAGTCAGCCACTCTCTGGGCCCAGACAGGAGCTTCCCCCGGCCCCAGCCCTATCATAGTGGAGCCCAGCTCAGCGCCATGAGCGCCCGCCTCAGCCCGGCTGGGCGGCCCCTCACCTGCCGgcgcctctccctctcctcctccaggtgCCGGGCAAAGTCCTTGGCCAGCTTCCTCTCCTGCCGGTCCTTCATCTTCCGCTGCCAGGATGTGCGCAGGGGCTTGTCCTGAACCATTTGGGAGAACCTGGATGGGGGACAGTGGGTGCttgtggggtgtgtggggtgcAAACATGCTCTCTCCTCTCAGCTCCCGGCTCTGAGTCTTCTTTCCCAGAACCCAGTTAGAGTACCAGTCCCCAGCACCTTTCTGCTTGCAGGGCACCTGACCCTACAGGTCTGCTGGGGCAAGAATGGGACCCTGTCATGCTGGCTGCCACTTTATAAGCCCTGGTTTGTGCCTCCGAGCAGGGTACTCttgttctcttcatttttatGGAGGAGCtcactaaggctcagagaggttaaataatcaTTCGAGGCCTCCATTTTCCCAGCGAAGTTTGCCTGGGCATTAATGCTTCTGGAGATGGGGCTCATTTCCTCCAGGGccctttttattttagaacagcTCGAATGGTTACAGCTCTCTGTTCTCGGTAATGATTCAGAATCTCCGTCCCCAGTAGGACGAACATTACAGTGGAGTGGCTTTAGAGGATATCGGGCAAGCTCCTGATATCAGTTTGAGAGTGACATTACAGTCACTGGAGAAACAAGATATCTCTGTAAGAGTGCATACCGCAAGGATGCATGAGGGGAATGATGTATCTGGGATATGTGTAAATAACATGTAAGTAGGCTGTAAAATattccaggaaaaacaaaaaataagaaaaaaatgtcaagggGCAAGATGAAGCTAGCTAGACTAGCAAAATGTTGAGAACAGCTGAGGCTGGTGAGGAGAACGTGGACACTCATGAAACCATGCTCTCCCTTGGCCTCCTTGAACTATTTGAAGCCTGTCTGGGTGAACCACAGGCCTTTTCGCCTTGACACACCCTCTCAGAGTGGCCTTTTTGCCTCCCCCACTGACTTCCTAACTTCCCAAAGAGCCCCTGTTCATCCACGTCCATTATATGGTGCCCCAAACGATTACACAGGTCAGCAGTCCTGCCCCACCCTCATAAGCTATGATGTACGTGGGGCAAAGCCCACTCCCATCCATGGGGAAGGGTTAATACCATTCTCTGAGGCTTTCTCCTCCCCTTCTTGCTCACATGGGAGTTTGGCCCACAAAGCCTGGACCTGAACCCCAGGCCTGTCCATCTGCAGCCTGGTTttgtcctcctccccaccctctgctTGCTTGTGACCCAGCACACCCCTCACTGCTCCTCTCCCCGCTCTATGCCGCCGCAAGGGCCTGCTGATGAAGACCTGGCCTTCTAAGCGCAGACCTGGGCTGAAGCATGGATTTCCTCCATACCCCAAACTGAGATACAGGAAACCCAAAGAGGCAAGGCAGTGGGAACCTGGCCACACACAGAGCCACAGGACACAATGCTGCATCTTTCTGCCAAGCAGAACCTTCAGTAACAGTGGAAATGCTATTTACACTGTCCAGTAAAGCAGCCATTAGGCACACTGACTGTTGTGcacctgaaatgtggctggtgtgaCTAAGGAACTTAAGTTTTAACTTCACTTAATTTTAATCAGTTTCAATTAAATAGCTGGTGGTTAAAGTACTGAGGCAGGGCAGTTCAAGGTCACTGGTTTTACTTGGAGATGGAAGGAAGAGAGGCCTGGGCTCCAATGCCTGAATCCACCACTTACCACCTGTGTGACGAGCAAGGTGGCCTCTTTGAGTCTCAGCACATTCCACGCTAAATGGAGACGAGAACGGTTCCCACCCCAGGAGGGTGGATTACTGGAGACACAGCTGGGGCACCACTTAGCACAGCGCTGTAGGCGTGCTCCATAAACACTACCCTGAAGAGAAGGGAGGCGGCACACCAAGGGATCCCTGTATAGTCAGTGCTTGGTAATACTTTCCACTATGATGGAAAATAAGTAACAGATAATAGTGGGGTTAAGACCTTGCTGCTTCTTATCAAGTAATGGCTGGTTTACTTGCCTCTGCCTCAGACAGAGGAATAATGCCTGCTGAATGAATACACAAACGTGGTGCTGTAGGAGAGGTTCACAGGGACTGGAGAGGGAAAGCGACGCATGAATAACCTTGAAGGGTTTGGTCTCAGCCTCCCTGGGATCCCAGGGCATTTTACCATTCTGACCATAATTAGCTGTTGGTGTGAGACTCCCACTCATGTGAGCTCTAGCCCACCCAGCGGCTGTCTCCAGGTTGCCCAGGCGCCCCGCACCACAGGGAACCCCAGCCCTGCCCGGCTGTACCCTTTACCTCTTCTTGGAGCGGTCCTTCCACACCCGGCCCGACTTGGGCTTTCCCTTCGGGATTTCAGGAACCTCCTCCTTCAACTTCTTGGACGCAGGGGCCTGGGCTGAAgaaccttctttcttctttgctccGAAGCCGCTTTTCACCGTTTCCCCGGCCGGAGGTGGTTTGCTTGGCTCCTGCTGACTCTGAGGGGAGTCGGGTGGCTGAGGTGTCAACTCCTGTAGTGGCCGCGACGGCTCCGGACCCGGTGCTTGCTGACCGGCGCAAGGCTCTGGGGATCCGGGGCCCGGCTGCAGCTGATGTTGAGGGGACCCCGGGGCCAGCTCCTCACTCTGCGCCAACTCCGAGTCCTGTTCTATTCGGCTCTGGGAGACCTTTGGTGACTCCCCACACGGCTTTGGCTGACACCGGGGGGACTCTGGACTCCACTCCGGCTGTCTTCGGGAAGACTCCTGGTCTGAATATTGCTGAAGCTGGGGGTACCCTGGGCCCGGCTCTGGCTCCCTTCTGGGGGACCCCAAGCCTGCACCCTGCAGCAGACTAGGTGATCCGGGGCCTGCGTCTGCTTGGCGTCGGGGGAACTCTAGGCCGGGTTGCCTCACACTCCAAGGAGATGCGGGTTCCCTCGTTTCTTCTGTATTTGACTCGAGCTCCACAAGGGCCAGATTGGCCCGCGACACTGAGGTGGGGCTCTCGGGGGATTCAGGCTTTAGGCGTTCCAGCCGCCGGCTGCGCCTCAGCGGTGTATCCATAGCCTGGTCTGAAAATTTCCAGATCCCAACCCACGTGTAGCCTCCGCAGCCGCCTCGGAGTCCACCGACGCTGTCCTATGACGTCAGAAGTGCGTAGCAGGAGGGCTGGTGCCGGGTCGGCCATGTTCGTGACGGGCGGAGAGGCGGGGTCGACAGCCCGAGCGGGCTGGGCTTCCTGGCGCAGGCGCAAAGTGCTCTGGCTCTTTCAGTTTACGCTCGAGCTAGTCCTAGCTTGCGATTTGCGTTTATCTCTCCTGCAAACGGTCTCCCCGGGAGGAAAGAGGGCATGCAGGCAGAGATGGGAAGGGGGGGCCTTTTCTGGGAGAAAAGAGGGTTGGAAAAAGGTCCGGGGAGCCCATAGGCAAGGCTGGATGGAAGCTTGCCGCTGTCTCACGCCTTGCAATTGGACAGGGGTCCCACCCTCTTTGGGTCGGCTGTCTCTTTTGTAATGTGGGTGACTTGTACTAGCTTAGCGTTTCTAAAA belongs to Manis javanica isolate MJ-LG unplaced genomic scaffold, MJ_LKY HiC_scaffold_25, whole genome shotgun sequence and includes:
- the CCDC86 gene encoding coiled-coil domain-containing protein 86, translating into MDTPLRRSRRLERLKPESPESPTSVSRANLALVELESNTEETREPASPWSVRQPGLEFPRRQADAGPGSPSLLQGAGLGSPRREPEPGPGYPQLQQYSDQESSRRQPEWSPESPRCQPKPCGESPKVSQSRIEQDSELAQSEELAPGSPQHQLQPGPGSPEPCAGQQAPGPEPSRPLQELTPQPPDSPQSQQEPSKPPPAGETVKSGFGAKKKEGSSAQAPASKKLKEEVPEIPKGKPKSGRVWKDRSKKRFSQMVQDKPLRTSWQRKMKDRQERKLAKDFARHLEEERERRRQEKKRRRAENLKRRLENERKAEVVQVIRNPAKLKRAKKKQLRSIEKRDTLALLQKQPPQSPAAQI
- the PTGDR2 gene encoding prostaglandin D2 receptor 2; this translates as MSANVTTTLLCPLLEQMRQLQSHRNSSVRYMDYASVVLHGLAGLLGLLENGLILFVVGCRMRQTVVTTWVLHLALSDLLATASLPFFTYFLAVGHSWELGTTFCKLHSSIFFLNMFASGFLLSAISLDRCLRVVRPVWAQNHRTAAAAHRVCLVLWALAVLNTVPYFVFRDTIRRLDGRTMCYYNVLLLNPGPDRDATCNARHVALAVSKFLVAFVVPLAIIASSHAAVSTQLRHRGCRRPNRFVRLVAAVVVAFALCWGPYHVFSLLEARAHADAALRPLTWRGLPLVTSLAFLNSVVNPLLYVLTCPDVLHKLRRSLRSVLESVLVDDSELGGSGSRRRRASSSTAPAAAAPLGSGRGLPPGLRPARLLRWLPGVRAASPQKSRARSQDERGPLNAALGTTSG